A single window of Vigna unguiculata cultivar IT97K-499-35 chromosome 1, ASM411807v1, whole genome shotgun sequence DNA harbors:
- the LOC114190541 gene encoding alpha carbonic anhydrase 4-like: MNLHTNLNFFSVLFFLFILYLSTFPASSLSHSKTEDAEFGYKEGSSNGPEKWWRLNPKWTVCGKGKRQSPIDLSDKVVNQFPELGQLQKHYKPAPAVLKNIGHAIMVQWNGNAGKLNISGTYYELIQCHWHTPSEHTFNGTNFELELHAVHKNSKGEIAVIGIWYKIGRPDRLLSKLLKDLKSLGDKDIDLGVINPGIMEIGGRNYYRYVGSLTTPPCTEGLVWTIVKKVRTVSREQLRALKEAVHHGYEKNARPTQEPNGRQVWLYSHKRKRT, translated from the exons ATGAATCTCCACACCAATCTCAACTTCTTCTCTGtgctcttcttcctcttcattCTCTACCTCTCTACTTTCCCTGCATCATCACTTTCTCATTCTAAAACTG AAGATGCAGAATTTGGCTACAAAGAAGGAAGTAGCAATGGACCAGAGAAATGGTGGCGTCTGAACCCAAAATGGACAGTATGTGGGAAAGGAAAACGACAATCTCCCATTGATCTTTCAGACAAAGTGGTGAACCAGTTTCCTGAATTGGGTCAACTTCAAAAACATTACAAACCAGCTCCCGCTGTTCTCAAGAATATCGGTCATGCCATCATG GTGCAATGGAATGGGAATGCAGGGAAGCTTAACATAAGTGGAACTTATTATGAACTGATTCAATGTCATTGGCACACACCTTCGGAACACACGTTCAATGGAACAAA TTTTGAGTTGGAACTTCATGCAGTTCATAAAAACTCTAAAGGAGAGATTGCTGTTATTGGAATATGGTATAAAATTGGTCGTCCAGATCGCTTGCTTTCAAAG CTTCTGAAGGACTTAAAATCACTGGGTGACAAGGATATAGATTTAGGAGTTATTAACCCAGGAATCATGGAGATTGGAGGCAGAAATTACTACAGATATGTTGGTTCTCTTACAACTCCACCATGCACTGAAGGTCTTGTTTGGACCATAGTGAAGAAG GTGAGAACAGTATCAAGGGAGCAGTTGAGAGCATTGAAAGAAGCTGTTCATCAC GGATATGAGAAAAATGCAAGGCCAACCCAGGAACCTAATGGAAGACAAGTTTGGTTATATAGCCATAAGAGAAAAcgtacttaa